A single window of Vibrio stylophorae DNA harbors:
- the menD gene encoding 2-succinyl-5-enolpyruvyl-6-hydroxy-3-cyclohexene-1-carboxylic-acid synthase: MKQAVINRIWAQLLLEECVRNGVHHVCIAPGSRSTPLTMAAYDLAQAQRITIHTHFDERGLGFLALGLAKASATPVAVIVTSGTAVANLMPAVCEAKLTGEPLLLLTADRPAELIDCGANQAIVQTDLFQSQVCHRALLPTANEQIAPQWLLSEVDKAMAAQRQQGGAVHLNCPFAEPLYCNDGLWQQQRAERREYLTPIDPWLDDETRALYIEHQCERKVIWSESLKARWQQASGQRGVMVLGQISPAQAKAATALAEQLGWPVLADVQANTSSEWHSFDAWLPLSQNELLLNKAEVVVQCGARLVSKNLMQWIAMQPWQSQWRLTSQSGQLDPDHLPGVHLIGDIDVQLQIMQQQARANGGSGWADSLKEQAQLVQQNLPWQQGRCDELMLAAELCQHLPEDCDLFIGNSLMVRLLDKVGQVQAKGEGQVFTNRGASGIDGLIATATGVQRARQKPMCLILGDTSMLYDLNSLALLKQVSAPLLVLVTNNDGGAIFDLLPVDIDAKEQLYQMPHGLHFEFAARMFQLGYQSFELRSELAELFEKAMSRQQTLIAELQTAPQSAVRAINSLNQRLAGDEL, from the coding sequence ATGAAACAAGCTGTAATCAACCGAATTTGGGCACAACTACTTCTCGAAGAGTGTGTGCGAAATGGGGTTCATCATGTCTGTATTGCGCCGGGCTCTCGCTCGACGCCGCTGACCATGGCAGCCTATGATTTGGCGCAAGCGCAGCGCATAACCATTCATACCCATTTTGATGAGCGTGGTTTGGGATTTTTAGCCTTGGGTCTGGCCAAAGCCAGTGCAACACCGGTTGCTGTGATTGTCACCTCGGGGACGGCAGTGGCCAATTTAATGCCCGCGGTATGTGAGGCCAAACTAACGGGCGAGCCCTTGTTATTGTTGACCGCCGATCGTCCTGCCGAACTCATTGACTGCGGCGCCAATCAAGCCATTGTGCAAACCGATCTATTTCAAAGCCAAGTTTGTCATCGCGCACTACTGCCAACGGCCAATGAGCAAATTGCGCCGCAGTGGTTACTAAGTGAAGTGGACAAGGCCATGGCAGCGCAGCGCCAGCAGGGTGGTGCAGTGCATTTAAACTGCCCCTTTGCCGAGCCGCTTTATTGCAATGATGGTCTGTGGCAGCAGCAGCGTGCTGAGCGCCGTGAATATTTAACACCCATCGACCCATGGCTCGATGATGAAACCCGTGCACTTTACATTGAGCACCAATGTGAGCGTAAGGTGATTTGGTCTGAATCGCTCAAAGCGCGTTGGCAACAAGCCAGTGGCCAGCGTGGGGTGATGGTGCTGGGGCAAATATCTCCGGCACAAGCTAAAGCCGCCACGGCACTCGCTGAACAATTGGGTTGGCCTGTGCTGGCGGATGTACAAGCCAATACCAGTTCAGAGTGGCATAGTTTCGATGCTTGGTTACCACTGAGTCAAAATGAGTTGTTGCTCAATAAGGCGGAAGTGGTGGTGCAGTGCGGCGCGCGTTTGGTTTCTAAAAATTTGATGCAGTGGATTGCGATGCAGCCATGGCAAAGTCAGTGGCGACTCACTTCGCAATCAGGTCAGCTTGATCCAGATCATTTGCCGGGCGTGCATCTGATTGGTGATATCGACGTTCAGCTACAAATCATGCAGCAACAAGCCCGTGCTAATGGTGGCAGTGGCTGGGCGGATAGCCTAAAAGAGCAGGCGCAGTTGGTGCAGCAAAATCTACCTTGGCAGCAAGGTCGCTGTGATGAGTTGATGCTCGCCGCAGAGCTTTGCCAGCATCTACCTGAAGATTGTGATTTATTTATCGGCAATAGCCTGATGGTGCGTTTACTCGACAAAGTGGGGCAAGTGCAGGCCAAAGGTGAGGGACAAGTCTTTACCAATCGCGGTGCATCGGGTATCGATGGCCTGATTGCCACGGCCACTGGGGTACAGCGCGCACGCCAAAAGCCAATGTGTTTAATCCTTGGCGATACTTCAATGCTTTATGATCTGAACTCACTGGCTTTGTTGAAACAGGTGAGTGCACCGCTGTTGGTGTTGGTGACCAATAATGATGGCGGCGCGATTTTTGATCTCCTTCCGGTGGATATCGATGCCAAAGAGCAGCTTTATCAAATGCCCCATGGTCTTCATTTTGAGTTTGCTGCGCGTATGTTCCAGCTGGGCTATCAAAGTTTTGAGCTTAGAAGTGAGCTTGCCGAGCTCTTTGAAAAAGCCATGAGCCGTCAACAAACGCTGATTGCTGAGCTGCAAACTGCGCCGCAAAGTGCAGTGCGCGCCATCAATTCATTGAACCAGCGCCTTGCGGGTGACGAGCTGTAA
- a CDS encoding isochorismate synthase, producing MTVLYSALESLNCELQHLCDDARLQSPRQLARSLQLADDFDAIEWLAAQPVFPKFYWQSRDGAEEIVALGALAKYTSPEQAQAALIAPQRIWGGLPFDAHENAQQGFFFLPAVELCRFGESWQLLVNLNEQPALSLELLSQLNDRRELMPLRAKRVAMSHAPQQPQWQAQVTQALDAIAQGSLAKVVLARKTQVQLSEPVRPAQIIQASRRANPNSIHFMLALDLSHGFIGSTPERLFMRRDHTLYTEALAGTIGRGDNAEQDSELASWLLNDAKNIYENQLVVDDIAASLEDAVDEFHVASSPSLVRLAKVQHLKRPITAQCHANICDANLLSRLHPTAAVAGLPRAQAKAFIAEHEPFTRGWYSGAVGYLSAARSEFCVAIRSAQICDNTVELYAGAGIVPGSDADSEWQELERKTATLLRLFADASVSKE from the coding sequence ATCACTGTGTTGTATTCAGCCCTTGAGTCCTTGAATTGCGAACTGCAACATCTTTGTGATGATGCGCGCCTTCAATCGCCACGCCAATTGGCTCGCTCACTACAGCTAGCCGATGATTTTGATGCGATTGAATGGCTTGCCGCGCAGCCCGTTTTTCCTAAATTTTATTGGCAATCGCGTGATGGTGCCGAGGAGATCGTTGCACTCGGCGCACTGGCCAAATACACCAGTCCTGAACAGGCGCAAGCCGCATTAATTGCACCGCAGCGCATTTGGGGCGGTTTGCCTTTTGATGCGCATGAGAATGCTCAGCAAGGTTTCTTTTTCCTACCCGCGGTTGAACTCTGTCGATTTGGTGAGTCTTGGCAGTTATTGGTCAATCTGAACGAGCAACCTGCGCTATCGCTAGAGTTGCTTTCGCAGCTTAATGATCGCCGCGAACTGATGCCGCTTCGCGCCAAACGCGTTGCGATGTCTCATGCGCCACAACAGCCACAATGGCAGGCGCAGGTCACCCAAGCCTTGGATGCCATTGCCCAAGGGTCATTGGCCAAAGTGGTACTGGCGCGTAAAACGCAGGTGCAATTGTCTGAGCCTGTACGTCCCGCGCAAATTATTCAAGCCAGCCGACGCGCCAACCCCAATAGCATTCACTTTATGCTGGCGCTTGATCTGAGCCATGGTTTTATTGGCTCGACCCCAGAGCGGCTTTTTATGCGCCGTGATCACACGCTTTATACTGAAGCTTTGGCCGGAACCATTGGCCGAGGCGATAACGCCGAGCAAGACAGCGAGCTGGCAAGTTGGCTGCTCAATGACGCAAAAAATATCTATGAAAATCAGCTGGTGGTGGATGATATCGCGGCCAGCCTTGAAGATGCTGTGGATGAATTTCATGTGGCGTCTTCCCCTAGCTTGGTGCGCCTTGCCAAGGTGCAACATCTCAAGCGCCCAATTACGGCGCAGTGTCATGCCAATATCTGTGATGCCAATTTACTTTCCCGCCTTCATCCGACCGCCGCAGTGGCTGGGTTGCCTCGTGCACAAGCCAAAGCGTTTATCGCTGAGCATGAGCCTTTTACTCGGGGCTGGTATAGCGGTGCTGTGGGCTATTTGAGCGCCGCGCGTAGCGAATTTTGCGTTGCCATTCGCAGCGCCCAAATTTGTGACAACACCGTAGAGCTTTATGCGGGCGCCGGCATTGTGCCGGGCTCAGATGCCGACAGTGAATGGCAAGAATTAGAACGAAAAACGGCAACTTTATTACGACTTTTTGCTGATGCCTCAGTAAGCAAGGAATAA
- a CDS encoding pyridoxal phosphate-dependent aminotransferase produces MHNIPMSSKLNNVCYDIRGPVLKEAKRLEDEGNQIIKLNIGNPAPFGFDAPDEILVDVIRNLPTSQGYCDSKGIYSARKAVVQHYQKLGLRSLDVEDVYIGNGASELIVMAMQALLNAGDEMLVPAPDYPLWTAAVNLAGGKAVHYICDEQANWYPDLDDIKAKISKNTKGIVLINPNNPTGAVYSRDFLLEIVEIARQNNLIIFADEIYDKILYDGATHTSLCTLSDDVLTVTFNGLSKAYRVCGFRSGWMFVSGPTRNAREYIEGLNLLASMRLCANVPMQHAVQTALGGYQSINELILPGGRLLEQRNKTVELLNQIPGVSCVKPQGALYVFPKLDIKKFNIHNDVKFVHDFLLQEKVLLVQGTGFNWHAPDHFRIVTLPSVDLLETAIGRLERFLHTYRQ; encoded by the coding sequence ATGCACAACATTCCAATGTCATCCAAATTAAACAATGTCTGCTATGACATTCGCGGACCTGTTCTTAAGGAAGCAAAACGCCTTGAGGATGAAGGCAATCAAATCATCAAGCTCAATATTGGTAACCCCGCCCCATTTGGTTTTGATGCCCCGGATGAAATTTTGGTGGACGTGATTCGTAATTTGCCAACCTCACAAGGCTATTGCGATTCCAAAGGGATTTACTCAGCGCGCAAAGCTGTGGTGCAGCACTATCAAAAATTGGGGCTTCGCAGCCTTGATGTTGAAGATGTCTATATCGGTAATGGTGCCTCTGAGCTCATCGTTATGGCGATGCAAGCACTGCTCAACGCAGGTGATGAAATGCTGGTTCCTGCGCCAGATTACCCGCTATGGACTGCAGCGGTGAACCTAGCCGGTGGTAAAGCGGTACACTACATTTGTGATGAGCAAGCCAATTGGTATCCCGACCTTGATGATATCAAGGCAAAAATCAGCAAAAATACCAAAGGGATTGTGCTGATTAACCCCAATAACCCAACAGGCGCTGTCTACAGCCGTGATTTTCTTTTAGAGATCGTGGAAATTGCACGCCAAAATAACCTCATCATCTTTGCAGACGAGATCTACGATAAGATTTTGTACGATGGTGCCACGCACACCTCACTTTGCACCTTGTCTGATGATGTGCTGACCGTGACCTTTAACGGCCTATCAAAAGCCTATCGCGTTTGTGGTTTCCGCTCTGGCTGGATGTTTGTCTCAGGTCCAACGCGCAATGCTCGCGAATATATTGAAGGGCTCAATTTGCTTGCATCCATGCGTTTGTGCGCCAACGTGCCGATGCAACACGCAGTACAAACAGCGCTCGGCGGTTATCAAAGCATTAATGAGCTGATTTTACCGGGCGGTCGCTTGCTTGAGCAGCGCAATAAAACCGTAGAGTTGCTGAACCAAATTCCAGGGGTCTCTTGTGTCAAACCACAGGGCGCACTTTATGTATTCCCGAAATTGGATATCAAAAAGTTCAATATTCACAACGATGTGAAATTTGTTCATGACTTCCTGCTACAAGAGAAAGTACTGCTCGTGCAAGGCACTGGCTTTAACTGGCATGCGCCGGATCACTTCCGCATCGTGACCTTGCCTTCAGTGGATCTCCTTGAAACGGCCATTGGCCGCTTAGAGCGCTTTTTGCATACCTATCGTCAATAA
- a CDS encoding anti-phage deoxyguanosine triphosphatase produces the protein MTCIDNQLFAQRLSQEQKQRRNDQRSPFARDRARILHSAAFRRLQAKTQIHGVGAGDFFRTRLTHSIETAQIGTGIVNTLRLKHPEQAELLPSFSLIESLCLAHDIGHPPFGHGGETALNYMMRDHGGFEGNAQTFRIVTKLEPYTEHHGMNLTRRTLLGLIKYPTLISRAAAKQQPEPVDHFRRLQAERWLPAKGIYDQDQSQFTWVLSPFSDADQQQFCTFRAHEGDTYKPEKTQFKSLDCAIMELADDIAYGVHDLEDAIVMGIVHRSQWQSAVMPKLADLEDPWFVQHLSSLTDQLFSERHFERKDAIGAIVNGLITDIRLCQTPAINAFDHPLLATTAKLSAPMQTLLDTLKQFVSSYVIQRHENQLIEYKGQQLVMALFDALSADPLRLLPQNTKQRWQQAQEAGDSGYRVICDYIAGMTDGYAQHLYQQLFSPDSMPNFHF, from the coding sequence ATGACCTGTATCGATAATCAGCTTTTTGCCCAGCGTCTTAGCCAAGAGCAAAAACAGCGTCGCAACGATCAACGCAGCCCTTTTGCGCGCGACCGTGCGAGAATTCTCCACTCCGCCGCCTTTCGCCGCTTACAAGCAAAAACCCAAATTCATGGCGTTGGCGCTGGCGATTTTTTTCGAACCCGCCTCACCCACTCCATTGAAACGGCGCAAATTGGTACAGGTATCGTCAACACATTACGGCTCAAGCATCCCGAGCAAGCCGAGCTACTGCCAAGTTTTAGCTTAATTGAAAGCCTGTGCTTAGCGCACGATATCGGCCATCCACCTTTTGGTCATGGCGGAGAAACCGCGCTGAACTATATGATGCGCGATCACGGCGGCTTTGAGGGCAACGCACAAACTTTTCGTATTGTGACCAAGTTGGAGCCCTATACCGAGCACCATGGCATGAACCTCACGCGGCGCACCTTATTGGGACTAATTAAATACCCAACCCTCATCTCAAGGGCCGCAGCCAAACAGCAACCTGAGCCTGTCGATCATTTTCGCCGCCTCCAAGCCGAACGCTGGCTACCTGCAAAGGGTATTTACGATCAAGACCAAAGCCAATTTACTTGGGTGCTCAGCCCCTTTAGCGACGCTGATCAACAGCAATTTTGCACCTTTCGCGCACATGAAGGTGATACTTACAAACCGGAGAAAACGCAGTTTAAATCCCTTGATTGCGCAATCATGGAGCTTGCCGATGACATCGCCTACGGGGTCCATGATTTAGAAGATGCAATCGTGATGGGCATTGTCCATCGCAGTCAGTGGCAATCTGCGGTGATGCCCAAATTGGCAGACTTAGAGGATCCTTGGTTTGTGCAGCATTTAAGCTCGCTTACCGACCAGCTTTTTTCAGAGCGACATTTTGAGCGTAAAGATGCCATTGGCGCCATCGTCAATGGATTAATCACTGATATTCGTCTTTGTCAGACACCCGCAATCAACGCCTTTGACCATCCTCTTTTGGCGACCACTGCCAAGCTTTCAGCACCGATGCAAACCTTGCTCGATACGCTCAAGCAGTTTGTCTCTAGCTATGTGATTCAGCGCCATGAAAACCAGCTGATTGAATACAAGGGCCAACAATTGGTGATGGCGCTCTTTGATGCACTCAGTGCCGACCCACTACGTCTATTACCACAAAATACCAAACAGCGTTGGCAACAAGCCCAAGAAGCAGGTGATTCAGGTTATCGCGTCATTTGTGATTATATTGCCGGTATGACCGATGGCTATGCGCAGCATCTTTACCAGCAATTATTCAGCCCTGACTCCATGCCTAACTTTCATTTCTAA
- a CDS encoding sensor domain-containing diguanylate cyclase: protein MPTAPFYEQLSTSLNRAYDMQTVCEIFCRSLAYKYNVNYVSILIRDEAGQLNELAKFDRAGIRYYSPARPTECAYEADEIAFYHDDDDPQHPNSGQVILPLTRHQQNFGYVMIDSNQLDGFCNHELAIISRIAALELEARQLFEDMIDHELTRKTTERMVAEQHHNQQILLEQMNALHELSDHLWKAKSVDELLYRSVFLGRELLQLDRIAIFLLNADKTEMQGTYGTDIDGNITDEHYFKGPLPDLWFQQSIKDNDFISIRDNTNLFHDGVKVGTGWNAFVALWHNDRQLGWIALDNLLTGTPVQPQLTQLLKLYSAMVSQHLRYKEAEEHQKSLNATLEQHIQERTCELEDSNRVLERLSNEDPLTRIANRRCFGKRFEQAWQQALTLQHSLSLLIFDIDHFKNYNDFYGHAAGDECLKKLSQKIDGVCQRRGVQLFRYGGEEFIILMPQHNRTEAKTFSDQLLHEVQRLNIAHYASPITSHLTLSGGIATLIPEPNFDRELMIKMADEALYNAKNNGRDQVLFYSPQKNPIKTERILLR, encoded by the coding sequence ATGCCTACCGCACCGTTCTACGAACAACTGTCGACCAGTCTGAATCGTGCTTACGATATGCAAACCGTCTGCGAAATTTTTTGTCGCAGCTTGGCTTATAAATACAACGTCAACTACGTATCCATTCTGATTCGAGATGAAGCCGGACAGCTCAATGAACTGGCTAAATTTGACCGCGCAGGCATTCGCTATTATTCACCGGCACGACCCACAGAATGCGCCTATGAAGCCGACGAAATCGCCTTCTACCACGACGATGATGACCCACAGCATCCCAATTCAGGCCAAGTCATTCTACCGCTCACCCGTCATCAGCAAAATTTTGGTTATGTGATGATCGATAGCAACCAATTGGATGGTTTTTGCAACCATGAGCTTGCCATTATTAGTCGCATTGCAGCCCTAGAGCTCGAAGCGCGTCAGTTATTTGAAGATATGATCGATCATGAACTGACCCGCAAAACCACCGAGCGTATGGTGGCTGAGCAGCATCACAATCAGCAGATTTTACTTGAGCAGATGAATGCCCTGCATGAGCTCTCCGATCACCTATGGAAGGCGAAAAGTGTCGATGAGCTGCTCTATCGTAGCGTGTTTTTAGGTCGTGAACTGTTGCAGCTCGATCGCATCGCAATTTTCTTGCTCAATGCCGATAAAACCGAAATGCAAGGCACTTACGGCACCGATATCGACGGCAATATTACCGATGAGCACTATTTCAAAGGGCCACTGCCAGATCTTTGGTTTCAACAAAGCATCAAGGACAACGATTTCATTAGCATTCGCGATAACACCAACCTCTTCCATGATGGGGTCAAAGTGGGAACGGGTTGGAATGCCTTTGTTGCACTTTGGCACAACGACCGGCAATTAGGGTGGATCGCTCTTGATAACCTGCTGACAGGCACACCGGTTCAGCCGCAGCTAACGCAGCTACTGAAACTCTATAGCGCCATGGTGTCTCAGCATTTACGCTACAAAGAAGCTGAAGAGCACCAAAAGAGCCTCAATGCCACCCTTGAACAGCACATTCAAGAGCGCACATGTGAGCTTGAGGACTCTAACCGCGTGCTGGAGCGATTGTCCAACGAAGATCCCCTCACCCGCATTGCTAACCGTCGCTGTTTTGGTAAACGTTTTGAGCAAGCTTGGCAGCAAGCACTCACGCTGCAGCACTCCCTCTCGCTACTCATTTTTGATATTGACCACTTTAAAAATTACAACGATTTTTATGGTCATGCGGCGGGCGACGAATGCTTGAAAAAACTATCACAGAAAATCGATGGGGTTTGCCAGCGCCGCGGTGTGCAACTATTTCGTTACGGTGGTGAGGAGTTCATTATTCTCATGCCGCAGCACAATCGTACTGAAGCTAAAACATTTAGCGATCAATTACTCCATGAGGTGCAGCGCCTAAACATCGCGCACTATGCATCCCCTATTACCAGCCACCTTACTTTATCTGGTGGTATTGCCACCCTGATCCCTGAGCCAAATTTTGATCGAGAGCTGATGATTAAAATGGCTGACGAAGCGCTCTATAACGCGAAAAACAATGGCCGTGATCAGGTGCTATTTTATTCGCCGCAAAAAAATCCAATTAAAACTGAGCGCATTTTGCTGCGATAG
- a CDS encoding sensor domain-containing diguanylate cyclase has translation MSDVDLIRLFHERISRQLSEAHSLSTVCEIICRSLSEHLSYRYIGLFIVHENTWSVITEMNEGNIHFYMQPKPFDNNLCVPFHHISPCLRSRKEYRLTLQNTDTRIILPLLRRNRLIGLLVLDVQNQYQFCSKPLRLLTSLLAAELEARNYVYHVSHTQQQTRSAEQALWQSQQEQRILLDQLQALHDISFQLWKCNSLDEMLKYAVEMGKERLMVDRLAIFLLDGDNKMQGTYGTDMQGNLVSEHAFLTEIPDNLMLRTALNKHQYIAIEDNVPLWHDFKKVGTGWNAVISLWDGDTPVGWIAADNLLTGMPLQSYHKQLLKQFASTISQHLIRRRAEEDLLTLNQKLEQRVTERTQALEQVNAELERLSQEDALTSVANRRVFDYTFHNEWHRAMRHHQPLSLLIIDVDHFKRYNDHFGHSAGDRCLRQLAQSIQQCERRAGALFARYGGEEFIYLLPNTEQAEAEVIAKRIMTTVAKLQLPHAPNLNQKIVTVSIGGASIIPNVGMARGELFGQADKALYEAKSQGRSQYYFAGEAIAVS, from the coding sequence ATGAGTGATGTGGATCTGATTCGTTTATTTCACGAACGAATCTCGCGCCAACTAAGTGAAGCCCACAGCCTAAGCACTGTATGCGAAATTATTTGTCGCAGCCTCAGCGAGCATTTGTCCTATCGCTATATTGGTTTATTTATTGTTCATGAAAATACGTGGTCGGTGATCACCGAAATGAATGAGGGCAATATTCATTTCTACATGCAACCCAAGCCTTTTGATAACAACCTCTGTGTGCCATTTCACCACATCAGCCCTTGTCTGCGTTCACGCAAAGAATACCGTTTAACACTGCAAAATACGGACACTCGGATTATTTTGCCGCTATTGCGCCGCAACCGACTGATTGGCTTGTTGGTACTGGATGTTCAAAACCAGTATCAGTTTTGCAGCAAACCACTGCGTCTGCTGACTTCTTTGCTGGCCGCAGAACTTGAAGCTCGTAACTACGTTTATCACGTGAGCCATACACAGCAGCAAACACGCAGCGCCGAACAAGCCCTGTGGCAAAGCCAGCAGGAACAACGCATCTTGCTTGATCAGCTTCAAGCTCTACACGATATCTCCTTTCAACTATGGAAATGCAATAGTTTGGATGAGATGCTCAAATATGCGGTGGAGATGGGCAAAGAACGCTTGATGGTCGATCGCTTAGCGATCTTTTTGCTCGATGGCGATAATAAAATGCAAGGCACCTACGGCACGGATATGCAGGGTAATTTGGTCTCTGAGCATGCCTTTTTAACCGAGATCCCTGATAATTTAATGCTGCGCACGGCATTAAACAAACATCAATATATTGCGATTGAAGACAATGTGCCGCTTTGGCATGACTTCAAAAAGGTAGGCACCGGATGGAATGCGGTTATCTCACTATGGGATGGTGATACCCCAGTGGGCTGGATTGCAGCCGATAATTTGCTGACGGGAATGCCACTGCAAAGCTACCATAAGCAACTACTTAAGCAATTTGCATCAACCATTTCACAACACTTAATTCGCCGCCGCGCGGAAGAAGATCTCCTCACACTCAACCAAAAACTTGAGCAGCGGGTCACTGAGCGCACCCAGGCACTAGAGCAAGTCAACGCTGAGCTAGAACGCTTATCTCAAGAAGATGCGCTCACCAGCGTCGCCAATCGCCGCGTCTTTGATTATACCTTTCACAATGAGTGGCACCGCGCAATGCGCCATCATCAGCCACTGTCTTTGCTGATTATCGATGTTGATCATTTCAAGCGCTATAACGATCACTTTGGCCATAGCGCGGGCGACCGCTGTTTACGTCAGCTCGCACAATCCATTCAGCAATGTGAACGACGCGCTGGCGCGCTATTTGCCCGCTATGGTGGTGAAGAGTTTATCTATTTATTGCCAAATACTGAGCAAGCGGAGGCCGAAGTGATCGCTAAGCGCATTATGACCACTGTGGCCAAATTGCAATTACCGCACGCACCCAATCTTAATCAGAAAATAGTCACTGTTAGTATTGGCGGTGCCAGCATCATCCCTAATGTCGGCATGGCACGTGGTGAGCTTTTTGGCCAAGCCGATAAAGCCTTGTATGAAGCAAAATCACAAGGCCGTTCGCAATACTATTTTGCAGGTGAGGCGATCGCTGTCAGCTAA
- a CDS encoding DNA topoisomerase III: MSLLYIAEKPSLARAIALVLPKPHKNHQGYIEVGNGDRVTWCVGHLLEQAMPEQYDERYKKWQLQDLPIMPAQWQLVVKKGTRQQLTVIRQLLKEATQIIHAGDPDREGQLLVDEVLSYCRLSQQKKQQAQRLLISDLNPSAVRQALTKLRSNQEFVPLSVSALARSRADWLYGMNMSRAYTLLGQQFAYRGVLSVGRVQTPVLGLVVRRDLERAHFQPVDYFQVDALIDCDTQQVKARWQPSEACARWQDAAGHVLSRQLAENVCQRIQGQMATVQDCQDKTSKQAVPLPYSLSALQIDAAKRYQMSAADVLSICQQLYEKHQVITYPRSDCRYLPQSHWPMRQQVCSAISGHATDLQQLVHVADLDVKSRAWQDSKVGAHHAIIPTAKVAVNLNGQEQKIYQLVARQYLMQFFPAATFAERRLDFNISGGLFVAKAKVQVDPGWRQCLLRASHQPSQVVDEGEVTVDLPKLSIGAQYPCIDQQLQSLQTEPPAAFTDASILQAMTGIARFVQDPLLKAVLRETDGLGTEATRASILQTLFDRQLLLKEGKQIHASPAGHALIAALPEWASFPDMTAKWEQQLQLMTEKQVSYQQFMGQLTEQVSEMMAQVKQAPAPEALKQLAQLMPDSGKRWSKNGRKGNQNGRYSGAKSKSAKAKTTKAAGTRKKVVSSVSRAKRVS; this comes from the coding sequence ATGTCGCTTCTATATATCGCAGAAAAGCCCAGCCTTGCGCGCGCAATTGCGCTTGTTTTGCCAAAACCACATAAAAATCATCAAGGTTATATTGAGGTTGGCAATGGCGATCGGGTGACTTGGTGTGTTGGGCATCTGTTAGAGCAGGCGATGCCTGAGCAATATGATGAACGATATAAAAAATGGCAGCTGCAAGATTTACCGATTATGCCAGCGCAGTGGCAGTTGGTGGTCAAAAAAGGAACCCGCCAGCAACTAACGGTGATTCGCCAGTTGTTAAAAGAAGCCACGCAAATTATTCATGCGGGAGACCCTGATCGGGAAGGGCAGCTACTGGTCGATGAAGTACTGAGTTATTGCCGCTTAAGTCAGCAGAAAAAACAGCAAGCGCAGCGTTTGCTGATTAGCGATTTAAATCCCAGCGCAGTGCGCCAAGCTTTGACTAAACTGCGTTCTAACCAAGAATTTGTTCCGCTTTCTGTATCCGCATTGGCGCGTAGCCGTGCGGATTGGCTATACGGGATGAATATGAGCCGCGCTTACACCTTATTGGGGCAGCAATTTGCATATCGCGGGGTGTTGTCGGTGGGGCGCGTACAAACCCCCGTTCTGGGTTTGGTGGTGCGCCGCGATTTAGAACGCGCTCATTTTCAACCCGTCGATTATTTCCAGGTCGATGCGCTGATTGATTGCGATACGCAGCAGGTCAAAGCGCGCTGGCAACCCAGTGAAGCTTGCGCGCGATGGCAAGATGCTGCAGGTCATGTGCTGTCGCGCCAACTGGCAGAAAATGTGTGTCAGCGTATTCAAGGGCAAATGGCAACGGTGCAAGATTGCCAAGATAAAACCTCTAAACAGGCGGTTCCTTTACCCTACTCCTTATCTGCGCTGCAAATTGATGCAGCTAAACGTTATCAAATGAGCGCGGCAGATGTGCTTTCGATTTGTCAGCAGCTTTATGAAAAGCATCAAGTGATCACCTATCCGCGTTCTGATTGTCGATATTTACCGCAAAGCCACTGGCCGATGCGCCAGCAAGTGTGTTCAGCTATCAGTGGGCATGCGACTGATTTACAACAGTTGGTCCATGTTGCTGATCTCGATGTGAAAAGTCGCGCTTGGCAAGATAGTAAAGTGGGGGCGCACCACGCGATCATTCCCACAGCCAAAGTAGCCGTGAACTTAAATGGGCAAGAGCAAAAAATATATCAGCTGGTAGCACGGCAATATTTAATGCAGTTTTTTCCTGCGGCGACCTTTGCTGAGCGGCGTTTAGATTTCAACATCAGTGGTGGTTTGTTTGTTGCCAAAGCCAAGGTTCAAGTCGATCCGGGGTGGCGACAATGTTTACTGCGCGCGAGTCATCAGCCTTCGCAAGTAGTAGATGAAGGTGAAGTTACCGTTGATTTGCCTAAGTTGAGCATCGGCGCGCAGTATCCTTGCATCGATCAGCAATTGCAGAGCCTACAAACCGAGCCTCCAGCTGCCTTTACGGATGCTTCAATTTTACAAGCGATGACAGGGATCGCTCGCTTTGTGCAAGATCCACTATTAAAAGCCGTGCTGCGTGAAACGGATGGCTTAGGAACAGAAGCAACACGGGCATCGATTTTACAAACATTATTTGACCGCCAACTGTTACTTAAAGAGGGTAAGCAGATTCACGCTAGTCCTGCAGGACACGCCTTGATTGCCGCACTGCCTGAGTGGGCGAGTTTTCCTGATATGACCGCCAAATGGGAGCAGCAGCTGCAACTCATGACAGAAAAGCAGGTCAGCTATCAGCAATTTATGGGGCAACTGACCGAGCAGGTGAGTGAGATGATGGCGCAAGTGAAACAAGCACCTGCGCCAGAGGCTTTGAAACAGTTAGCGCAGTTGATGCCGGACTCAGGAAAGCGCTGGTCAAAAAATGGGCGAAAAGGCAATCAAAATGGCCGATATTCAGGCGCAAAATCGAAAAGCGCCAAAGCAAAAACAACAAAGGCCGCTGGCACTCGTAAAAAGGTGGTCAGTTCAGTGAGTAGGGCAAAACGCGTTAGCTGA